The nucleotide sequence ACGACTTAACGGCGGTGACGGGCGTGGCCGGAACGTTCTTCCTCGAGCCGCTCGATGGCATCGTGCGGATGGAAGCGGAGTACTTCGACAACGAGCCTGCTTTCACGCCGGAGGTGAACCTGGGAATCGGCGGTCCGGATCCCTTCGGTGCCGTCGGTAGCCTGCCCAAGGCCGATTACCTGCGCTGGGAACTCGGCTTTGATCGCTTCTTCTTCTTGCGCTTCCTCAACCCCACCAATAGTTTCACGCTGGTGACGGCGATGGTCGGCTCCTGGAACCTGAGCGAGACCAAGTACCACGACTATCGCATGAACGGCCAAAACAAGCCGGGCACCTCCGGCCAAGACCCCAACGACTTCGTGCAGCAAAAGAAAGTCGAGGCCTTCGCCCAAGCGCACCTGCAAACCGATTACCTGCACGGCCGGCTGAGCCCGGGCATCACTTACATCCAGAACGCCCGCGGCACCTACGCGATCTTGCCGTCGGTCACCTATCGCTGGACCGACTGGCTGCTGTTCCGGCTCGATTTCATCGAGATCGGCGGCGACTACGCGCAGGCCGGCTTCTTCCGCGACCGGCGCCAGGTGTCGCTGCGCGCGACTTATCAGCTCAACTGAGCCGCCGGCCGCGCGCGCCAATCGGCCAGCAGATCCGCCAGCGTCTGCTGCCACGGGATGGCAACCCGCCATCCCGTGGCAGCATGTAACTTCTCCGCACTGCCGACCACTCGTGGCACTTCAACCGGCCGCAGCTTGTCGGCCGCTACGGTCACTTCAACCCGCACGCCGCTCAGTTCGATCAGTTCATCGAGAATCGCACGAATCGGGCGCCCGACCCCGGAGCAGAGGTTGTAGGCTTCCCCGCTAACCCCCTGCCGTGCAGCCAACTCGTAGCCCGCGACGATGTCGCGCACGTCGCTGAAATCGCGCACCGCTTCGAGGTTGCCGACCGTCAAGCGCGCCGGCCGCAGGCCGCGCTCGATGGCGATCAGCTGGCGGGCGAAGTCGGCGCAGACGAAATCGGGCCGTTGCCCCGGCCCGGTGTGGTTGAACGGGCGGAGGCGCACGATGTCGAGTCCGTAAGCCTGCCCCCATTGGTAAGCAACAAGGTCGGCCGCGGCCTTGCTCGCCGCGTAGGGGCTCAGCGGTCGCCAACAGCACGACTCGGTGATCGGCAACTCCGCCGGCTCGATCCGGCCGTAAGCGTCTCCCGAACCGACGACGACGACGCGGCAGCGCGGCGCCTGCTGGCGCACGCCAGCCAAGACCGCGATGGTGCCGAGCACGTTGGTGCGAACGGCCGCGGTCGGATCGTCGTGCGAGCGGGGCACGAAGGTCAGCCCGGCGAGATGAAACAGCACCGCCGGCCGCGCTGCCGCCACCGCCTGCGCGACCGCCGCGCCATCCGCGATCTCGGCGTGCAGCAGATGATCGGCCGCCAGCCCCGCGATCGGCGGCGCGGTCGCGCGCGTCAGGCCAAAGACCTCGTCGCCCTGCCGCGCCAGGTGCATGGCCAGGTGCCGGCCCGCGAAGCCGGCGGCGCCGGTAATGAGCGCACGCATGCGCCGGCCGCTACGCGTGTCCGCTGCGCAGAGCGGTGAGATCGGCATCGACCATCATTTCGATGAGCTCGACGAAGGTCACTGATGGTTTCCAGCCCAGACGGGTACGCGCTTTGGCGGCGTTGCCGACCAGCGCCTCCACCTCCGCCGGCCGGGTCAGGGCCTGGTCCACCCGGACGTAGCGGTGCCAGTCCAAGCCCAGGTGGCCGAAGGCCACCTCCACCAGTTCTTGCACGGTGTGCTGTTCGCCGGTGGCGATCACGTAATCGTCCGGCTGCGGCTGCTGCAGCATCAGCCACATGGCGCGCACGTAGTCCTTGGCGTAACCCCAGTCGCGCCGGGCATTGAGGTTGCCCAGCAGCAGCTCGGAGGCGAGCCCGAGTTTGATGCGTGCGGCGGCATCGGTCACCTTGTGGGTGACAAACTCCCGCCCGCGCCGCGGCGACTCGTGGTTGAACAACATGCCGCTGCAGGCGAACAGGCCGTAGCTCTCGCGGTAGTTGACCGTGATGTAGTGGCCGTACACCTTGGCCACGCCGTAGGGACTGCGCGGATGAAATGGGGTGGTCTCGGTTTGCGGCACCTCGCGCACTTTGCCGAACATCTCGCTCGAGGAGGCTTGATAAAAGCGGATGTTGCGGTCCACCAGCCGAATCGCCTCGAGCATGCGGGTGACGCCGATGGCGTCGAACTCGGCCGTCAACACCGGCTGCTCCCACGAGGTCGGCACAAACGACTGCGCGGCGAGGTTGTAGACCTCGTGCGGGCGCAGCCGCTGCAACAAGGTGATCAGCGAGAGCTGATCGAGCAAGTCCGCCTGCACTAGCTCGATCTGGCCACGCAAGTGCTCGACGCGGGCGAAGTTCTCGGTGCTGGCGCGGCGCACCATGCCGTAAACCTGATAGCCTTGCTCCAACAGCACCTCGGCCAGATAGGAGCCGTCCTGACCGGTGACGCCGGTGATCAACGCTCGCTTCATGGTTTGCTGCTCCCGGCCCGGCCGTAGTTGTCGTGCAGCCTGACCACATCATCGAGTTCGGGGGTCGAGGCTTCCAACACGTCGCAGCTCTCCAGTGCCACCATCCGGTGCCGCAGGCCGCTGTAAATGCGGAAGCTGTCCCCGGGGCTGAGCAGCAGGCGGCGCGGCGGCTCGTCGCCCTGCGCGACCTCGAGTTGCAAGCGGCCGGACAGCAGGTAGATGGTCTCGTCCTTCTGCCGGTGATACTGGTAGCTCAGCGCGTGACCCTGCTCGATGTGCAAGATCTTGCCGGCGTAGCGCTCGGTGTGGGCCCAGATCAGCTCATAACCCCACGGCTTGGCCACGCGGCGCGCGTGCGTGACGGCGGACTCGTTCATACGCCGATGTAGATGAGGGCGGTGGCAGTCAGCACCCAGAGTAGGAGGTTGACCAGCAGGGGCCGATCGGTGAGCAGCAGCTGCGTCGGATTGCCGCCCTCTTCGCGTTGATGCACGAGGTAGAGATAGCGGAAGATGCCGAACAGGACGAACGGAATCGTCAGGTAGAGCTTGTCGCTGCCGAGCTTGTGAATCACTTCCGGCGAGGCGGTGTAGATGGCGTAGGCCACCACCGTCGAGGCGGTGACCACCGACATCATTTGATCGAGGAAGTACGGGCTGTACTCGCGCAAGCTGGTGCGGTGCTCGGTGGCCCGCTCGTCGAGCAGCAGTAGCTCGTGGCGCCGTTTGCCGAAGCTGAGGAAGAGCGCCCCGAGAAAGGTACAAATGATCAACCAGGGTGAGACCGGAACGTGAATGACCACGCCGCCGGCGATGGCGCGGATGACGAAGCCCGCGGCGATCGCCATCACGTCCAGGATCACTACATCCTTGAGCTGGAAGGTGTAGGCCACCTGCAGGGCGAAGTAGAGCGCCACCAAGCCGGCGAAGCCGAGTCCGAGCAAGGCCGCGCCGCCGACGCCGCTCGCCACCAGCGCGGCGGCGAGCACCAGCGCCGCACCGCGGCCGACGCGACCGGCAGGCAGCGGCCGGCGCGATTTGTCGGGGTGTTGCCGGTCGCGCTCGCAGTCCCGCAGGTCGTTCATGACGTAGGCACCGCTGGCGATCAGACAGAAGACCGCAAAGGCGGCAGTAGCGCGGGCGGCGTCGTGGACCACGAACAGCCGCTTGGCGAAAATCAAGGCGGCGAAGACCACGGTGTTCTTGTGCCACTGCCACGGCCGCAGCAGCTGGATCAGGTCCAACACAGACGACGGCGGCGCGGCCGCGAGCGCGGGAGCGCCGGCCATGGGGTCGCGGGCGGATGGGCTCAGCGGCTGGTCGCGAACTGTGCTCATGAGGAGTAAAGGCGCGGCTTGCGGCTCACGCGGGCAGGCCCTGGCGCAACCGCTCGCCGTACATGCGCTCGTAGTAATCGGTGTAGGCGCCGCTCTTGATGCGCTCCCACCACGAACGTTGATCGCGATACCAGGCAATCGTCTGCCGCAAAGCCTGCCGGAATTCGTGGCGCGGCCGCCAGCCCAGTTCGCGCTCGATCTTGGCGGGATCCATGGCGTAGCGGCGATCGTGGCCGAGGCGGTCGGTGACATGGCGAATCAACGCCGGCGGCTTGCCGAGTTCGGCCAGAATCAGCTCGGTCAGCTCGCGGTTGGTGCGCTCGCAGCGGGCGCCGACGTTGTAGACTTCGCCCGGCTGCCCGTGCCGCAGCACCGCCGCGACGGCGGTGCAGTGGTCGGCGACGTGGATCCAGTCGCGCACGTTGAGCCCGTCGCCATAGAGCGGCACCGGCTGGTCATCGAGGAGGTTGGTGACGAACAGCGGAATCACTTTTTCGGGGAACTGATAGGGCCCGAAATTATTCGAGCAGCGTGTCACCATCACCGGCAGGCCGTAGGTGGTGCGAAACGACAGCGCCAGCAGATCCGCGGCCGCCTTGCTGGCGGCATAGGGGCTGCTCGGCTGCAGCGGCGACTGCTCGGTGAACACGCCGGTCGGTCCCAAGCTGCCGTAGACCTCGTCGGTCGACACCTGCACGAAGCGTTTCACCCCGGCACGGCGGGCGCAGTCGAGCAGCGCCAGCGTGCCGGCGACGTTGGTGTGCAGAAAAGCGTCAGGGTCGGCGATGCTGCGGTCGACATGCGACTCGGCGGCGAAGTTGACCACGGCCTCGATGCCTTGATCGAGCAGCGCGCCCACCAGTTGGCGATCGGCGATGTCGCCGCGCACGAAGCGGTAGCGCGGGTGGTTCTCCACTCCGGCCAGATTCTCCAGGTTGCCGGCGTAGGTGAGCAGGTCAAGGTTGATGACCTCGTCGTCACTATGCTCAGCGAGCAGCAAACGGACGAAGTTGGCGCCGATGAAACCCGCGCCGCCGGTTACCAGAATTCTCATAACGCTCTAAGCATCACAGCACTTACCCGGGTCCGTTCGTTGGCCCCGGCGCCAGAGCCGCCGGGCCGTTGCCGCCGCTATGCCGGCCGTCGTGCGGCCGGGTTAGAAAAGTGTCCCGCAGTCGCGAGTACACCAGATGGAAGGCGACCAGGTGGAGGTCCTCGACGTGTTGCACGTTGTCGCTGGGGACTTGGACGCAATGATCGACCAGTTGCTTGAGGTCCCCGCCGTGTTGGCCGGTGAAGCCGATGGTACAGGCGCCGTGGGCGCGGCCGAGGCGCACTGCCTCGAGCACGTTGGCGGAACGGCCGCTGGCGCTGACACCGATGACCACGTCACCCGGCCGGGCAAAGTTGCGCAGCTGTTCGGCGAAGACGCGCTGGTAGGCGGTGTCATTGGCCCAGGCGGTCATCAGCGCCACGTTGTCGGTGAGCGCCAACACCCGCAGTCGGCGAGCCGAGCCGCCGACGTCGCCCTTACTGAGGTCGTTAGCGAAGTGCGAGGCGGTGGCGGCGCTGCCGCCGTTGCCCATGACGAAGATGGCCTGGTCGCGCTCGCCGGCCTCGATCAGCCGCTGGATGACGGCCTCGATGGCCGCAAGCGGCATTTGCCCCGCCAGGGCCGCCGTCCGATCGAGATACGCCCGCAGGTCATCCATAGGGACGCCCGCTTTGTAGCCGCGTGGTCCATACCGGGTCAAGCGGGGGCTCACACCCCGGCACACCCCGGCCAGGCGGCCTCGGTTCCCTGTGCCTCGCCGGCTGATCCCTCTTGCGCTCGTGGTTTGATTAGTTGCGCAAAGCTCAATGACCGCTGAGATCGTCCACGGTACCGTTCTCGAGGTGCACGCGCCGCAAGGAGCGCGCCCCGGGCACCACGGGGGAATTGTCGGCGGCGGTCACGGCCAGCACGGCCGCCGGCGTCTCCCAGGCGAGGTGCCAGATATCACTACCGGCTATGTCGCGGGCCTTGGCCGCGCCGGCTTTAAGATCGAGGACATAGAGTTGATGGCGCGGGCGCGCCCCAACCAGCGCCGGCGCAGCGGCAATCGCTAGCTCTGTGCCGTCCGGGCTCAGCGCCAGGTCGCGGATGCTGGCGGCTTCGCGGACCAACTGCCGCACGGGCGCATGCGGCTCCAGCGGCACCTCCCAGAGCTGCCAGTCCCAGTCGCCGCCGATGACCAGATACAGGCGCGATTCATCCGGTGCCCAACGCAGCAGTATGCGATCGCGGTCCCAACTCAGCAGCGTGCGGTTGCCGGCGCCCTCGCCGGTGCACAGGCGCAGCTGGAACTGGTTTGCGCGGGTGACGGCGTACGCGACCCATTGCCCCGAGGGCGAGGGCACCGGCGTCTCGACGGTATGGCCGCGATGCCGGGCGATGCGGCGTGATCCGTTGGGGTCGAAACGAACGAGCTGATCACCGCGGGCGGCGAAGACTTGGCCGTTGCCGCCGGGTGCCGGGCTGGCGCCGTAACCGGCTACGGCACGGCTGCCGTCGACCGCGTTGAGCGACACGATCGCGGGCCAGTTGCCCCTGGCTTCGGAGGTGCTGGCGATGATGCGGCTACCGTCGCGCGACCAGCTCGGCGGCTCGATCACGCCGCGCTCGAATTCCCAGGTGTGCGCCAGCGCGCCGTCGGCGGCGTAGCGACTCAAGCTGGCGGGCGCGGCCGGGTGCTGCTCACCGCTGGTGACGAGCCGCTCGCCGCGGACGTTGACGGCGACGAAGCGCGGCGCCGGCTGGCGGGGCGTGCGGTTATTGAAGCGCAGCATGTCGGCCCAGACCAGCAGCGGGTCAAGGATGGCCACCGCGTTAGCACTCGGCAACGCCACCGTTTCGCCGGTCGTCACCGTGCGCCGCTCCGGCGCGGCGCCGCCGAACACCCACAGCGCAATCGGGCCGGGGACGGCGGCGGCGCCGCGGTTGAGCACGTCAACTTGGGCCGTCCCGGCCGGCTCCAGGGCGAGGTCGGCGAGCTTGTCGGAGCGCACCCAATCGGCGAAGAACTGCCCGACGTCCTGCCCGCTGCTCTCGCGCACCACGGCTTCGAGGTCACGTTCTGTGACCTGGGTGTAGCGAAAGCGCTCGATAAACTGCTGCAGCGCGCGCTGCAGTGGCGCGTCACCGAGCGCGGCCCGCAACATCATCGCCACGTACGCACCCTTGCGGTAGATGGTGTCCCGGGCGGTGGCCTCGGCTAGGGCGTTGTCGAGTACCGACATGTCGGCAACCGCCGCCTGTCGTGCCGGGTCGAAGAACTCCTCCTCGAGACGGGCCGTCAGGCCGTCATCGCCCCAGCGCGCTTCGGTGGCCAGCAGGCTGGAGAATTCCGCCAGCCCCTCGACAATCCACTCGCCGCCGGTCCCGGGTTTGAGCCATTGCTCGGCCACCGTGCCGCCCCACCAGTTGTGCGCGATCTCGTGCGCGACGGTGGCGAAGCCGTACTCGCCGCGGCGGAAGTAGCGCAGCGACAGCCCCATCAGCCCGGAGCCGTCGTTGAAGCCGCGGCGAATGCGCCGGTTGACGAACAGGGTCAGCTGCGGGAAGCCGGCGGAGCCGAAACGCGCAGCCAGCGTGCGGTTCGCCTCTGCCATATCGCGGAGCACGTGCTCGGTATCGAGCTTGACGTCATCAGCGAGGTAAAGCTGGAGCGCAACCTTCTCGCTCACCGCGGCGAAGCGGCGGTAGCGGCCGGCCACCAACGCCATGCCGCCGATCGGCCGCTGGCTGCGCCAGTGTAGGGCTTGCCGGTCGCCGCGCTGCGAGCGCGAGAGCTCGTGGCCGTTGTGGACCACGGTCAATTGTGCCGGCAGCGTCACCATCACCTCGGCCTGAAAGAAACTCTGCACGTCGCTGGGGTACCAGAAGTCGTCGACGTTGAGCAGCACGTGATCGGCGTCGAGCAACCCGGCATCAATGCCTAGGCCGGCCGCGGGCTGGCCATCGTAATCGAACTCCAACTCCACGGTTTCGTTGGCCGCCAGCGGCCGGCCTAGGTCAACCACCGTGATCATCCACAACTGGTGCACCGCCGCCGGTGTCGGACTGCCGGCAACCGCGGCGCGGCGGATGGTGAGGCCGCTGTTGAGCAGGAAGTAGAAGCGCCGGCGCTGGTCCTGAAGGCTGCGCATGGTGAGGTGTGCATGGCCCTCGAGGCGGCGCTGTTCGGGATAAACGGCGGCGGTCAGCACCAGTGCTTCCGTACGCTGGCCGGCGGCTAACTTCCCGAGTTGGGCGGTTGCCGCGCGCAATGCCTGGAGGCTGTGGCCGGAGACGGTCAGGTACGCCATCGTAGCGACAGCGGCGATGGCTAGCGCCAGCGACACCGCGGCAACGGCCAACAGCCGTCGGATGATTCGCTGCAGAAACAGGAGCGAGCGCATCTACGTCCACACCCAGAAGTTCGCAGGCGGACGATACGGGGAGCCGAGCCCGTCTGTCAACGCATCGGCGAGATTTGCCGAGACCTGCACGGTGCAGCCAGTGCGGCGCGAGGGTTGACGCCCCGGGCAAAGGCTGGCAGCGTAGGCGCCCGTTGAACACTGGGTTGCGCATAACCCCAACACAGAGAGGAGCAAACTCGTATGAAGCGAATGATCCGCTGTAGTGGCGCCGCCGTTCTGCTGGCGCTGGCCGGCTGTACCGCGACAACAACAGCCGTGGCGCCCAAACCGGAGGATGCCGACAAGGTGGTCGGCTACTTCCGCAAGAAGGTCAACCTGCCCGCGAGCGCGGCCCCGAAGGTGACCGATCTCAAGGCTTCACCCATCCCGGGCGCGGGGCAGGGGGTGATCGAGGTCGGTAACCAGAAGCAGCCTTTCCTGCTCTCCAGTGACGGCCGCTACGCCGTTTTCGGCTCGGTGGAAGATCTCACCGTCAACCCGTTCGAGGCGGTGATGAAGAAGATCTCCCTGACCGGCCGCGCGATCAAAGGACCGGAAACCGCCAAGGTCACCATCGTCGAGTATTCCGACTTCCAATGCCCCTATTGCGCGCGCGGCTACCAGACCGTCGAGAACGAGGTCCTCAAGGAGTACGGCGACAAGGTGCGGTTCGTTTACAAGCACTTTCCGCTGAACTTCCACCCCTGGGCTGAGCTGGGCGCGGTGGCGGTCGAGTGTGCGCGGCAGCAGAACGAGCCGGCCTACTGGAAGCTCTACAGCGCTTTCTTCGATCACCAGCGCGACGTCAACCCACAGAACCTGAAAGAGAAGTCGCACGAGTACATGGCGGGGACGAACATCGACAAGGCGCAGTTCGACGATTGCCTCGACAACAAGAAGACGGCCGACCTCGTCAAGGCCGACCAACAGGAAGGCACGTCGGTCGGTGTGAACGGCACACCCGCGTTCATCATCAACGGGCGACTGCTCAGCGGCGCGCAGCCGGCCGCGGCCTTCAAGGCCATCATCGATGACGAGCTGGCCTCGCAGAAGTGACCGCGGTTCTTTAGCCCTGTTGCTGCCCCGGGGGTGCGGGCGATCGTCCGCCCCGGGGCAGGGGCAGTCCTCCTCCGGCAATATGTTAGCGGTGTCCACGCCTGCGGGCGCGGGCACTTACAAATGTGATTGGGCGAGCAACAAAGCGGCAACAGCCAGGGCATGGGTGATGGCGCCCTCACTGATCAGCTGCGCCAGCTGGGTCACCGGCACCAGCTGCACGGCGATTTCTTCAGTACCGTCCCAGCGCGGCTCGGACACCGGGCGGGCGGCGCGCGCCAAGAACATGTGGCAGCGGTTGGTGTGAGTCGCGGGGTTGGGATGGATCACCCCCAACGGCAGGAGTTCGGCCGCCGCGTAACCGGTTTCCTCCAGTAGCTCGCGCGCGCCGGCGTGCCGCGGCGAAGCATCTTGTGGGTCAATGATGCCGCCGGGGATTTCCAGCGTTACCGCCGCGATCGCGTGCCGGTACTGCCGGATTAAGACCAGTTGCTGATCGGTGGTGATCGGCACGACGTTGACCCAGTCGCGCGACTCGATCACATCGAAATCATGCACCTCGCCCGTGCGCGGCGAGCGGCTGCGGTGTCGCCATAAGTTGAAGACGTGGCAGCGCACGACCTCTTCCGCGTTGAGTAGCTCCCACTCCATTTGTTCTCCTGTCGGTGCAGCTCGCGCTCACGGCCCGAGCAAGCGTTGGTACTCGATCGCCGGGCAGCGGTCCATGATCACTGTCAGCCCGGCCCGCCGCGCGCGCGCAGCGGCGGCCTCGTCGATCACGCCGAGTTGCAGCCAGAGCGCAGCCGCCCCGATCGCGATCGCGTCATCGACAATGGGGCCGACGTGTTCCGAGCGCCGAAAGACATCCACCAGATCAATCGGCCGCGGCAGCGCGCGCAAGTCGGGATAGGCCCACTGCCCGAGGATCTCGTGCGCGTTCGGGTTGACCGGCAACACCCGGTGCCCGCGCTCCAGTAGCAGCTGTGCGATGCGATAGCTGTCGCGCTTGGGATCAGGCGAGCAGCCGACAACGGCGATGGTCAACCGCCGCGATAGCAGCGCGCGAATCACATCGTCGGGAGGATTGGTGAACACGGAGGGACACACCGCGCAGCCGCCGATACACGGCAGCTCCGCGGCCCTTTGCGTAGCCTATGCCGCCGTCCAGTCTCAAAGCAAGAGACTTCACCACCGAGACACCGAGAGCGAAGAGGGACCCATGAAGACGGGCCTCGCTCTGCGATGTACTCTGTGATCTCCGGTGCCGGTGGTTGGGATTTGACTTTCCGCGCTAGTTGACGGCCTCGAACAGGGCGGCGGCACCCATGCCGCCGCCGATGCACATGGTGACAATCCCCCAGCGCTTCTTCTGCCGCTGCAGCTCCAGCAGCAGCGTGCCGGTAAGGCGGGCGCCGGTCATGCCGTACGGGTGTCCGATCGAAATCGCGCCGCCGTTGGGGTTGAGCTTGGCGGGATCGATGCCGAGACGATCGCGGCAATACACCGCCTGCGAGGCGAACGCCTCGTTCAGCTCGACGATGTCGATGTCAGCGATCTTGAGCCCGTGTTGTTTGAGCAGCTTGGGAACCGCGAACACCGGTCCGATACCCATTTCATCCGGCTCGCAGGCGGCAAACACGCAGCCGCGAAAGAACCCCAGCGGCTTGATGCCGAGCGCCTTAGCCCGCTCGGCCGACATGATCAGGTTCACCGAAGCGCCGTCGGAGAACTGCGAAGCGTTGCCGGCGGTCACGGTACCGCCCTCGGGCTTGAAGGCTGGCGGCAGCTTGGTCAGGCCTTCGAGGGTAGTGTCGGGGCGGTTACATTCGTCGCGATCGCTGGTGACTTGTTTGGTCGACTTCTCGCCGGTGGCCTTGTCGGTGACTTCCATGGTCACCGTCATTGGCACGATCTCATCCTTGAGCTTGCCCGACTTCTGCGCGGCGGCGGTGCGCTGCTGGGAGGCGAGCGCAAACTCGTCCTGGCTCTGGCGGCTGACCTTGTAGCGCTCGGCGACGATCTCGGCGGTCATGCCCATCGGCATGTAGATGTCTTTCTTGTGATCGAGTAGCCAGGGGTTGAAGAGGTTGTCCTTGTTGAACTTGCCTTGCAGCATGGTGATCGACTCGAGACCGCCGCCGATCACGGCTTCGGCGCCTTCGACTTGCACCATGTGCGCAGCCACGGCGACGGCGTACAGGCCGGAGGAGCAGAAGCGGCTCACCGTTCCACCCGGCACCGTGATCGGCAGGCCGGCGGCGACGGCGACATTGCGGCCGACGTTGAAGCCTTGCGGCCCCTCGGGAAAGCCGGTGCCGATGACCACGTCTTCGAGCTCTTGCGGATCGAGCTGCGGCACCCGCTTCATCATCTCCTTGACGCAGTGCGAGGCCATATCGTCGGGGCGGGTGAGGTTGAACGAGCCACGGAACGACTTGGCCATTCCGGTGCGGGCGGTGGCAACGACAACAGCTTCACGCATGGGCATTGATCGGTTCTCCTTCGTGATTGGTTGCGCCAGCAGGCGACCGAGTCTCGCAAGTGCGCCGCGCAGATGCAAGGGGGGAATCGGAATTGCCTGTCGCTCTAGCGCAGCACGTGGCCCAAGCGGCCCCAGCGCGGGCCGCACTGCAGGTGTGTCCAACTGGGCCAGCAATTCTTGGTGTCCCATGAGAAGTAGATGAACATGGCGCGGCCTTTGATCTCTTCGACGTCGGCGAAACCCCAGTAGCGGCTGTCGTAGCTCTGATCGCGGTTGTCCCCGAGCACGAAGAACTTGCCCGCCGGCACCACCGCCGGGCCATAGCGGTCACGCGGCGCGTCCTTGTGGTGGCGATCGGAGAACTGCGCGTAAGTGTCGGCGGCGGCTTGGCCGTTGACCAACAAGCGCTTGTCGCGAATCTCGACCGTGTCGCCGGCGATCGCCACCACCCGCTTGATCAGATCCTGCCCGTCAACCGGGGAGACGAACACCACGATTTCGCCGCGTTGCACGCTGCCGGTGTTGAAGAGCTTGGTCCCCAGCAGCGGCACCCGCACCGCGTAGGCCAGCTTGTTGACGAACAGCTGGTCGCCGATCTGGATGGTCGGCAGCATCGAGCCGGAGGGTACCCAGAAGGCTTCGACCACCGACGAGCGCACCAGCAAGGCCACCACCAGCGCCAACGCGATCGATTCGATGTTCTGCCGCAGGTGCGACTTTGGCGGGCGCATCGCCCCGCTCGCCATTTCTGGGGGCATACTCATGGCGCCCATGATTCCGGCCGGCGCCTCTGGGGTCAAGCGGTGGCTAACGCATGAGCTCGAGAAAACCGCTGAGCATGCGATGGGTCAGTCCCCAGATGGTGTAGCCCTGATAGACGAAGGCGGGAAATTGCTGCCCGCTGCCGCCGTCGCCGTAGGTGTATGTGCCGGCGGCCTCGGCGCGGGTCAGGTGCGCCAGCGGCATCCAGACGGTGGCGCGCACTTCCCGCTGATCGGGCGCGGGCTCGACCTCACTGGCCAGCGCATACACGTAGGGTCGGATGATCAAGCCCAACGGCCGGCTGTGGGCGATGGCTTGCAGATCATCGAGATGGCCGATGAGGTGGCCGGTGCGAGTCAAGTCGATGCCGACTTCTTCGTGGGTCTCGCGGGTGGCGGTGCGGATGAGATCGGCATCCTCAGGGTCGTGGCGCCCGCCCGGAAACGCCATATGCCCCGACCACGGGTCGTGGGGCCGCTCGCTGCGCTGAATCAGCAACACCTCGCAGCCGTGGCCGCGCTCGCGCAGGATCATGGCCACCGCTGCCCGCTGGTAGCCGTTGTGCTCGACCTTGGCCGGCTGGTAGCGCTGCAGCCGCGCGCGCACGGTGGTGAGATCCATGCCGACAGAGTGCCCGCCGCGCGGCGCCGCTGCAAGCACCACCGGCCCCGGCGGCGGTGGAGCCTGGCGGAGGACTCTGGTATGCACTGGCGGCGATGGACGCGACTGCCGCAAAACCCCAAGCCAAGAAAGCCGCCGACATACTGGTGCTGCGCTGCCTCAATTCCGATTGCCGCGGCCTGCTCGCTTACGAAGTCGACGACCACAACGTGCTCTACGTCGACCTGGCTTGGAGCGCGAACCAGGACGGGGAGCTGCGCTACTTCCCTTGCCCGAAATGCGGCGGCCGCAACGTCGTCGAGCCGTTCACCGACGCCAAAGGCAAGACCGGCCACCGGGTGACGCGCTTCGCCCCGGCGCCGTAACGGCCGGCGCCAGTAACTCGTAACTCACGATTGCTGGCGCGCCGAAGCCTTACTCCTTACTCCCGCGCCGTGCTGCAACCGCGTGCGTTGCTATATCGTG is from Deltaproteobacteria bacterium and encodes:
- a CDS encoding NUDIX hydrolase, encoding MEWELLNAEEVVRCHVFNLWRHRSRSPRTGEVHDFDVIESRDWVNVVPITTDQQLVLIRQYRHAIAAVTLEIPGGIIDPQDASPRHAGARELLEETGYAAAELLPLGVIHPNPATHTNRCHMFLARAARPVSEPRWDGTEEIAVQLVPVTQLAQLISEGAITHALAVAALLLAQSHL
- a CDS encoding acetyl-CoA C-acyltransferase, producing the protein MREAVVVATARTGMAKSFRGSFNLTRPDDMASHCVKEMMKRVPQLDPQELEDVVIGTGFPEGPQGFNVGRNVAVAAGLPITVPGGTVSRFCSSGLYAVAVAAHMVQVEGAEAVIGGGLESITMLQGKFNKDNLFNPWLLDHKKDIYMPMGMTAEIVAERYKVSRQSQDEFALASQQRTAAAQKSGKLKDEIVPMTVTMEVTDKATGEKSTKQVTSDRDECNRPDTTLEGLTKLPPAFKPEGGTVTAGNASQFSDGASVNLIMSAERAKALGIKPLGFFRGCVFAACEPDEMGIGPVFAVPKLLKQHGLKIADIDIVELNEAFASQAVYCRDRLGIDPAKLNPNGGAISIGHPYGMTGARLTGTLLLELQRQKKRWGIVTMCIGGGMGAAALFEAVN
- a CDS encoding CoA pyrophosphatase, encoding MDLTTVRARLQRYQPAKVEHNGYQRAAVAMILRERGHGCEVLLIQRSERPHDPWSGHMAFPGGRHDPEDADLIRTATRETHEEVGIDLTRTGHLIGHLDDLQAIAHSRPLGLIIRPYVYALASEVEPAPDQREVRATVWMPLAHLTRAEAAGTYTYGDGGSGQQFPAFVYQGYTIWGLTHRMLSGFLELMR
- the lepB gene encoding signal peptidase I, encoding MRPPKSHLRQNIESIALALVVALLVRSSVVEAFWVPSGSMLPTIQIGDQLFVNKLAYAVRVPLLGTKLFNTGSVQRGEIVVFVSPVDGQDLIKRVVAIAGDTVEIRDKRLLVNGQAAADTYAQFSDRHHKDAPRDRYGPAVVPAGKFFVLGDNRDQSYDSRYWGFADVEEIKGRAMFIYFSWDTKNCWPSWTHLQCGPRWGRLGHVLR
- a CDS encoding CoA-binding protein, with the translated sequence MFTNPPDDVIRALLSRRLTIAVVGCSPDPKRDSYRIAQLLLERGHRVLPVNPNAHEILGQWAYPDLRALPRPIDLVDVFRRSEHVGPIVDDAIAIGAAALWLQLGVIDEAAAARARRAGLTVIMDRCPAIEYQRLLGP